AGCTCCAGTCGATCCTTCGACGACTTGATCGATTGAGACGGCCTTGTGTTCGATGACACTGACATTAGGCAATTCTTCGATGACAGTAGCCACTGCTTTTGGAACCGTAAAATCCATGGCAACCGTTTCTTGCTGGACAGCTGCTTGGTTTTCAGGTAGTCGAGCTCTAACCGTTTCGGCAGAAGGTCTTCGAGTGACCGCAAGAGGTGCAGCACTGACCGACGTTTGTATCTCTGCCACCTGGATGGTGCGTTTCTCCTCAGGTGCTGACACGGTGGCTGATTGAACTGGCCCTTGAACAAATTCGTCCAAAGGAGCCTCTTTGAAAGACACGTCAACATCCTGGACAGACGTGACGTTTTTCTCTGGCAACACCCTCGTGGCCTTTTTggtcttcttcttcacttgGGGAACCAGTTCAACTTCGGTGGAGCTTTCGACGACTTGGCCCACATTAACGGCCAATTGTTCCGTCATTCTGACGACGGGCTTTTCCAATTCAGCTTTTTCTTCAGTCTGACGTTCGATTGTGTCCATCAAGAGGTTTTGACTACTGAAAATCGCTTCGGATTGCGACACACTGGCTTTAGCCGTTTTCCTTTCGGGTTGGACCGACGGGGCCATTTCAGATTCCGTTGAAGACTCTACGACCGTGCTGACAGACAGCGCTTTCTTTTCCGGATGGACCACAAAAGCTGTTTCGGTTTCGGTCGGTCTCGATTTGTGAAGAATAGTGACATCCAACGGAAGTTGTTCTTGCGTCGTACGTGCAATCGCTTCTTGAACGTCCATTTTTGCCTTCCTTCCCAATGGCATTTGAGATTCTAAAGGAACTTCCTTCATTTCAGAAACGACTTGAGTCACGTGGACTGTTCTCTGTTCGTCAGCCGAGACGTTGGCCAGTTGACTGGGCACTGCAACGAAGGCTTCAATTGGCGCTTCCTTGTCGACAGTTTCAACCTGGAACACAGTGGTCTCTGTCTTTTCTGGTAAGTGACGGTTAGCTTTTTTGCTCTTCGGTTTGAATTCAGGGACCAATTGGGACTCGCTGGATGCCTCGACTACCTGCGCGACACTGACGGCCCTGTGCTCTGCAACGTTGACGACAGGCGTCACGCTGTCGACCACCTTGGCCGTCTGCGGAAGGGTAAAGTCCATCAAAACATCTTGGCTGATGACGACCGTCTGTTTTTCTGGAACACTGGCCATCGCCGTCTTGCTGGTAGGTTTGACAATTTCCAGTGGCTCTTCTTTCATCTCAGTTTGAACTTGACTTATCTGCACTGTGCGCTGTTCTTCCTTCACCCAACGAGCGGACTGCGGCTGTCCAGCACTGAACTCTTCCAGCGGAGCTTCTTTGAATGCGAGTTGAACGTCTCCTACGCTGATTTCCGTTCGTTCTATTTGAGCTCTCGTCGCCTTTTTGCTCTTCTTCTTGACATCTGGAACGAGTTCAGTAGCAGTCGATCCTTCGACGACTTGCTGGACAGAAACGGCCCGTTGTTCGGTAATGTTGACAGTGGGACGTTCCTCAACAAGATTGTCCATCGATTTCTGAGTCGTAAAGTCCATCACGGTTACTTCTTGAGTGACTGGTGCTTCCTGGATCACTTGGCTTGACTGGGCAAATTTGCCCGACATCGTTTGGTTTTCTAATGGAACTTCACTGACTTGTGGCTGGACTTCAGAGACGACCACCGTTCGCTGTTCATCCGTCATTGATTTGGCCCGTTGGCTTTGAGCCGTAACGAAATCGTCCAGCAATCCTTCTTTGTATGCCACCTGGACGCTGGCCACGCCCATCTGGACGTGCTCCGGAATCGATCGGATGGCCGTTTTTTCTTCAGGCCTCGAATCAGCTGATAGACTTGATTGAATTCCCGACTCGATGACGTGACCGACGGACACTGCCCGTTGTTCGGTGAAACTCACATTGGGCGTGGCTGTTTCCATGGCCAGCTGTTTTTGGGGCACGCAATAGTCCATGACCACGTCTTCTGTTTTGACAGCTACTTCCGACTGAGGCAAACTGCTCTTTGCCGTTTGTTCTACTGGCCGTACGATGTCCAGTGGACTTTCGTGAATGCTGGTTTGGACTTGTGAAACTTGAACGGTCCGTCGCTCGCTTGGAGCAACGGGACGGGCAGACTGGCTTTGACCCCTCACAAATTGTTCGAGAGGCTTTTCCTTCTGGAATATTTGCGCTGAATAAAGAGACGACATTTCCAGCAAAGGCGTGATCGAAGATGTTGAGTCTGCCATTAAAGCCTCGGTCACATCAAGCTGGCCTCCCGCTTCGACGGTTTGAGTTTGTTCGACTTGAACGGAACGTAGTTCCGATGACGCAACTGCTTGGGCCGTCTTTTTGGCAGGTTGGGCGCTAGTCGGGACCCAATCAGCTTCTTTCCTGTAGTCCCACACGTGACTGACGGTAGCCGTTTCCATGGAAGACATTGAAAGTTGTGCAGTTTCTCTGATTTGATCGGCCGTTTGGAATTGTCCAGCAAACGAGCCCGTTTGAGTTTCCGTAACTTGCGCGGCTTTACCTTGATTGCTAGGAACAATCTTTGCCTCTAGCGAGACGGTCGTTGGTTTCGGTACGTGATAATCAGAGCCGTGCTGGACTTGTTGCTGGTGATCGGTGACGATGGCTTCTCTCGTCGTCAGTTTGACATTAACTTGTTGCTTTTGCGGAGCAGTTTGCTGACTGCGAATCGTTTCCTGCTCGATCAGCTGGTGCTGTGAAACTAACAACGACTGCTGTTGGGGCAATTCAAGGGCCGCTTTGGATTCGACCGGCCGTTGGGTCTGCATGGGGGCCAGGCTTTCGCTCGTGGCCGTCTCTGTAAGAGTAAGAGGGTGGATTGTAGGACGGGCAAGAATGCAGCAGGCTTGTGACGCCTGCGGAATCACATCACTGATCGCTTGCTGGAACGTGTTTGGCATCTGTTCCGGTCTAACTTCACTGGTCACAACGCTGCCGCTGGTGACTAAATGGGCCGTCTGTGTGATTGTCTGTTGTTTGGGTAACGTGTCACTTACAAATTCGACCTCTCTCTCCACCGCCTCGTTGGCCGTCACTCCAACACATTGCTGGACTTCGTGGATCAGACGCGATTCGGCCGTCGGGACTGGAACGGCAACGTAACTAGCTAGACACTCATCACTACCTACCTCGACCGTGACGGGCAACATGGATCGACTGTCACCCGAAACAGAACAGCTGGCCGTGTCCAGCTCGGGCCTGTTGAATTGAGGCAGTACCTGCTCCTTGAAACTCGTCTGGATTTCTTGGGTTACCGAACTTTCCATCGGGTTCTGGACGGACAGGGAAGCCCTAAGGGTTGGGATAGTAGGTGGACTAAGGATTTGGCCTTCGCGCTCATGCGATGGGATTTGCTGGGCAGACGCAATACCCTGTAGAGGTACCAGATCCGCCCTGGCTGACTGGAGTGTAGGTGTTTCTTCCTTTTCGAAAACATCTCCCGCCGAGGATGGTACGACCGACAACTGGACAACAGCCAAATGAGGTTGAAGGGATACATGAGCTTGGTCGGTGGTGGCAGATTCCGGTAGAGTATCCATCG
This genomic interval from Daphnia magna isolate NIES linkage group LG8, ASM2063170v1.1, whole genome shotgun sequence contains the following:
- the LOC123475459 gene encoding uncharacterized protein LOC123475459; this translates as MQTQRPVESKAALELPQQQSLLVSQHQLIEQETIRSQQTAPQKQQVNVKLTTREAIVTDHQQQVQHGSDYHVPKPTTVSLEAKIVPSNQGKAAQVTETQTGSFAGQFQTADQIRETAQLSMSSMETATVSHVWDYRKEADWVPTSAQPAKKTAQAVASSELRSVQVEQTQTVEAGGQLDVTEALMADSTSSITPLLEMSSLYSAQIFQKEKPLEQFVRGQSQSARPVAPSERRTVQVSQVQTSIHESPLDIVRPVEQTAKSSLPQSEVAVKTEDVVMDYCVPQKQLAMETATPNVSFTEQRAVSVGHVIESGIQSSLSADSRPEEKTAIRSIPEHVQMGVASVQVAYKEGLLDDFVTAQSQRAKSMTDEQRTVVVSEVQPQVSEVPLENQTMSGKFAQSSQVIQEAPVTQEVTVMDFTTQKSMDNLVEERPTVNITEQRAVSVQQVVEGSTATELVPDVKKKSKKATRAQIERTEISVGDVQLAFKEAPLEEFSAGQPQSARWVKEEQRTVQISQVQTEMKEEPLEIVKPTSKTAMASVPEKQTVVISQDVLMDFTLPQTAKVVDSVTPVVNVAEHRAVSVAQVVEASSESQLVPEFKPKSKKANRHLPEKTETTVFQVETVDKEAPIEAFVAVPSQLANVSADEQRTVHVTQVVSEMKEVPLESQMPLGRKAKMDVQEAIARTTQEQLPLDVTILHKSRPTETETAFVVHPEKKALSVSTVVESSTESEMAPSVQPERKTAKASVSQSEAIFSSQNLLMDTIERQTEEKAELEKPVVRMTEQLAVNVGQVVESSTEVELVPQVKKKTKKATRVLPEKNVTSVQDVDVSFKEAPLDEFVQGPVQSATVSAPEEKRTIQVAEIQTSVSAAPLAVTRRPSAETVRARLPENQAAVQQETVAMDFTVPKAVATVIEELPNVSVIEHKAVSIDQVVEGSTGAELVPEIKKKAKKATRVLPQKTETSVSDVQVAFKEVPMQDFTVGQSQTAVAVMDESKTLEISQTQSSIREEVLEIEKPKRGTAKSRLPEAETVVVSENVVMDFAAPQTVAETEKPTVTLQEQKAVSVSHVVEASSESELVAEAKPKSRKASRSLPQRSEEIGVAQVELTETLSDLDRLPAAVQASSRDIPLVKETADVTEQVVNIAPEEDVSFSDDSFQSLASSSSTLIEDTMMTAASSLEDLVEEVQLPVVIQEEIEDVEASFPIAFAKGRRYDFARVQHRIETEIGACSRV